Proteins encoded within one genomic window of Pseudalkalibacillus sp. SCS-8:
- a CDS encoding YqgQ family protein, which yields MKTLFDVQNLLKRFGSFIYTGNRKADLELMQGEIQELFQNGMIDTDDFRQATLILRSEINKQDKLN from the coding sequence ATGAAAACACTATTTGACGTACAAAATTTGTTGAAGCGGTTCGGAAGCTTCATCTATACTGGTAATCGAAAAGCGGACTTAGAGCTGATGCAGGGTGAGATTCAAGAGCTTTTTCAAAACGGAATGATTGATACCGATGATTTCCGACAAGCCACCCTCATTTTACGAAGCGAAATAAACAAACAGGATAAATTGAATTAA